A region from the Rosa rugosa chromosome 6, drRosRugo1.1, whole genome shotgun sequence genome encodes:
- the LOC133716263 gene encoding probable polygalacturonase At3g15720 has product MEGRILATIFLFMIILVASPSPSSCARLNGFSTTYTLRDDGAIGYYGDQVAAATSNSFHDNEYGDVFATPNTFKEYYRPLANRQTDDDLQAFPDPWRSLAKSEFNVMNYGAVGNGQVDDTQAFLKAWGDVCGSTQGIPTLIIPKGNTFLLNSVEFKGPCKAASVNFQLSGNIVAPNNINAWKNKDKWIQFNDVQGLIINGGGQIDGQGDVWWKVCDNSNCQRPTSVLHIYKCDGLRLSDITHINSPRNHIFIMGSNGVQISDILIRAPDESPNTDGIKISRSTNINIHNSFIGTGDDCIAIISGSSRINITNVMCGPGHGISVGSLGKEGAYNTVEDVQVRNCTLKGTDNGARIKTWQGGSGYARNISFEDIIIQAVKNPIIIDQKYIDKSIAGTGTQASQGSAVKVSDVTFRNIRGSVAGETAITLDCDDQIGCKNIVMDNIDLTSSVPGKKVSAQCKNVQGFSTSLSPSVPCL; this is encoded by the exons ATGGAGGGTCGAATACTTGCTACGATCTTTTTGTTCATGATCATTCTGGTTGCTTCACCTTCACCAAGTTCATGTGCCAGACTTAATGGTTTTTCCACAACATATACTTTAAGAGACGATGGTGCCATTGGTTATTATGGTGATCAAGTTGCTGCTGCGACATCAAATTCATTTCATGATAATGAGTATGGTGATGTTTTTGCAACCCCAAATACATTCAAAGAGTATTATCGTCCTCTTGCAAATCGCCAAACCGATGATGATTTACAA GCATTCCCAGATCCATGGAGATCACTTGCAAAAAGCGAATTCAATGTGATGAATTATGGCGCTGTTGGGAATGGCCAAGTTGATGATACACAA GCCTTTCTAAAAGCATGGGGAGATGTTTGTGGATCCACTCAAGGCATCCCTACACTTATTATACCAAAGGGCAACACTTTCTTGCTCAATTCTGTGGAGTTTAAAGGACCTTGCAAGGCTGCAAGTGTAAATTTCCAG CTAAGTGGGAACATTGTTGCACCAAATAATATAAATGCTTGGAAAAACAAGGACAAATGGATTCAGTTTAATGATGTTCAAGGGCTGATAATCAATGGAGGAGGTCAAATTGATGGTCAAGGTGATGTTTGGTGGAAAGTTTGCGACAATTCAAATTGCCAACGACCAACATCT GTTCTCCATATTTACAAGTGTGATGGTCTCCGCTTGAGTGATATTACACATATTAATAGTCCGAGAAACCATATATTCATCATGGGCAGCAATGGCGTTCAAATTTCAGATATCCTTATTAGGGCTCCTGATGAAAGTCCAAACACTGATGGAATTAAAATCTCTAGATCAACCAATATTAACATTCACAATTCTTTTATAGGCACTG GTGACGACTGTATTGCAATCATTTCTGGTTCATCTCGTATCAACATTACTAATGTTATGTGTGGTCCAGGCCATGGTATAAG TGTTGGAAGTCTTGGTAAGGAAGGTGCTTATAACACAGTGGAAGATGTGCAAGTGAGAAACTGCACCCTGAAGGGAACAGATAATGGAGCAAGAATCAAGACATGGCAA GGCGGGTCAGGGTATGCTAGGAACATCAGTTTTGAGGATATCATAATTCAAGCAGTCAAGAACCCCATCATTATAGACCAGAAGTATATTGATAAGAGCATTGCTGGAACTGGAACTCAAGCAAGCCAAGGAAGTGCTGTAAAAGTGAGCGATGTGACATTCCGTAACATTCGGGGATCTGTTGCTGGGGAAACAGCCATTACCTTGGACTGTGACGATCAAATTGGTTGCAAAAACATTGTAATGGATAACATAGACTTAACTTCATCTGTTCCTGGCAAGAAGGTTTCTGCCCAGTGCAAGAACGTTCAAGGATTTTCTACTTCATTATCTCCTAGTGTGCCATGCCTTTAA
- the LOC133716264 gene encoding probable polygalacturonase At3g15720, with amino-acid sequence MEGRILATMFLFMIIMVASPSPSSCARLNGFPTTYTLRDDGAIGYYGDQVAAATSNSFHDNEYGDVFATPNTFKEYYRPLANRQTDDDLQAFPDPWRSLAKSEFNVMNYGAVGNGQVDDTQAFLKAWGDVCGSTQGIPTLIIPKGNTFLLNSVEFKGPCKAASVNFQLSGNIVAPNNINAWKNKDKWIQFNDVQGLIINGGGQIDGQGDVWWKVCDNSNCQRPTSVLHIYKCDGLRLSDITHINSPRNHIFIMGSNGVQISDILIRAPDESPNTDGIKISRSTNINIHNSFIGTGDDCIAIISGSSRINITNVMCGPGHGISVGSLGKEGAYNTVEDVQVRNCTLKGTDNGARIKTWQGGSGYARNISFEDIIIQAVKNPIIIDQKYIDKSIAGTGTQASQGSAVKVSDVTFRNIRGSVAGETAITLDCDDQIGCKNIVMDNIDLTSSVPGKKVSAQCKNVQGFSTSLSPSVPCL; translated from the exons ATGGAGGGTCGAATACTTGCTACGATGTTTTTGTTCATGATCATTATGGTTGCTTCACCTTCACCAAGTTCATGTGCCAGACTTAATGGTTTTCCCACAACATATACTTTAAGAGACGATGGTGCCATTGGTTATTATGGTGATCAAGTTGCTGCTGCGACATCAAATTCATTTCATGATAATGAGTATGGTGATGTTTTTGCAACCCCAAATACATTCAAAGAGTATTATCGTCCTCTTGCAAATCGCCAAACCGATGATGATTTACAA GCATTCCCAGATCCATGGAGATCACTTGCAAAAAGCGAATTCAATGTGATGAATTATGGCGCTGTTGGGAATGGCCAAGTTGATGATACACAA GCCTTTCTAAAAGCATGGGGAGATGTTTGTGGATCCACTCAAGGCATCCCTACACTTATTATACCAAAGGGCAACACTTTCTTGCTCAATTCTGTGGAGTTTAAAGGACCTTGCAAGGCTGCAAGTGTAAATTTTCAG CTAAGTGGGAACATTGTTGCACCAAATAATATAAATGCTTGGAAAAACAAGGACAAATGGATTCAGTTTAATGATGTTCAAGGGCTGATAATCAATGGAGGAGGTCAAATTGATGGTCAAGGTGATGTTTGGTGGAAAGTTTGCGACAATTCAAATTGCCAACGACCAACATCT GTTCTCCATATTTACAAGTGTGATGGTCTCCGCTTGAGTGATATTACACATATTAATAGTCCGAGAAACCATATATTCATCATGGGCAGCAATGGCGTTCAAATTTCAGATATCCTTATTAGGGCTCCTGATGAAAGTCCAAACACTGATGGAATTAAAATCTCTAGATCAACCAATATTAACATTCACAATTCTTTTATAGGCACTG GTGACGACTGTATTGCAATCATTTCTGGTTCATCTCGTATCAACATTACTAATGTTATGTGTGGTCCAGGCCATGGTATAAG TGTTGGAAGTCTTGGTAAGGAAGGTGCTTATAACACAGTGGAAGATGTGCAAGTGAGAAACTGCACCCTGAAGGGAACAGATAATGGAGCAAGAATCAAGACATGGCAA GGCGGGTCAGGGTATGCTAGGAACATCAGTTTTGAGGATATCATAATTCAAGCAGTCAAGAACCCCATCATTATAGACCAGAAGTATATTGATAAGAGCATTGCTGGAACTGGAACTCAAGCAAGCCAAGGAAGTGCTGTAAAAGTGAGCGATGTGACATTCCGTAACATTCGGGGATCTGTTGCTGGGGAAACAGCCATTACCTTGGACTGTGACGATCAAATTGGTTGCAAAAACATTGTAATGGATAACATAGACTTAACTTCATCTGTTCCTGGCAAGAAGGTTTCTGCCCAGTGCAAGAACGTTCAAGGATTTTCTACTTCATTATCTCCTAGTGTGCCATGCCTTTAA